A window of Acinetobacter sp. TR3 contains these coding sequences:
- the gloA gene encoding lactoylglutathione lyase, with amino-acid sequence MRMLHTMLRVGNLEQSLKFYTEVLGMKLLRQRDYEEGRFTLAFVGYGDEENNTVLELTHNWDTAGYDLGNAYGHIAIGVDDAYKACEEIKARGGKVVREAGPMKGGVTVIAFVEDPDGYKVELIQQDQDARNN; translated from the coding sequence ATGCGCATGTTACATACGATGTTACGAGTAGGTAATTTAGAACAATCTTTAAAGTTCTACACTGAGGTACTTGGTATGAAATTACTACGCCAACGTGATTATGAAGAGGGGCGTTTTACCTTGGCTTTTGTGGGCTATGGTGATGAAGAAAACAACACTGTGCTTGAGCTGACTCATAACTGGGATACAGCTGGCTATGATTTAGGCAATGCCTATGGTCATATCGCCATTGGCGTAGATGATGCATATAAAGCATGTGAAGAAATCAAAGCACGTGGTGGAAAAGTAGTACGTGAAGCAGGTCCTATGAAAGGTGGTGTCACGGTGATCGCTTTTGTTGAAGATCCAGATGGCTATAAGGTTGAATTGATTCAACAGGATCAAGATGCACGTAATAATTAA
- a CDS encoding bile acid:sodium symporter family protein, which translates to MLKLLALDRFTILLIAMVILATLLPVAGQMAHYFNMLTTVAIAILFFLHGAKLSREAVLEGMLHWKMHALVFAFTFVIFPAIGLLAKPVLEPLLGQQLYWGFLFMCFLPSTVQSSIAFTSIAKGNVAGAICSASFSNIIGMFITPVLVSYFILGQSQHGFDPTQSIVQITLLLLVPFVLGQLLRPYVFPYMIKLPSLVKAFDQGSILMVVYGAFSSAVVAGLWHQISGLALLYLVLTCSVLLTIVMLLALYLPKWLGFNQADQVTIFFCSSKKTLASGVPMAQILFIGQPLGMIVLPIMIFHQIQLMVCGVIANRWSKKDK; encoded by the coding sequence ATGTTAAAGCTCTTGGCGCTAGATCGTTTCACAATATTATTAATTGCTATGGTGATACTGGCGACGCTCTTGCCTGTTGCAGGACAGATGGCGCATTATTTTAATATGCTGACAACGGTTGCTATCGCCATACTTTTCTTTTTGCATGGTGCAAAATTATCACGTGAAGCTGTGCTTGAAGGTATGCTGCATTGGAAAATGCATGCTTTAGTTTTTGCTTTTACTTTTGTGATTTTTCCTGCAATTGGGCTTTTAGCTAAACCTGTTTTGGAGCCACTTCTTGGGCAGCAATTGTACTGGGGCTTCTTATTTATGTGCTTCTTACCCTCAACGGTACAATCTTCAATTGCATTTACCTCGATTGCAAAAGGGAATGTTGCAGGAGCGATTTGTAGTGCATCTTTCTCTAATATCATTGGGATGTTTATTACGCCAGTCTTAGTGAGTTATTTTATCTTAGGCCAAAGCCAACATGGCTTTGATCCTACGCAATCGATTGTTCAAATTACCTTGTTACTATTGGTTCCCTTTGTCCTAGGTCAGTTACTTCGCCCTTATGTTTTTCCTTATATGATCAAATTACCAAGCTTAGTGAAAGCTTTCGATCAAGGATCAATCTTAATGGTAGTTTACGGTGCCTTTAGCAGTGCTGTAGTTGCAGGCCTATGGCATCAAATTAGTGGATTAGCTTTGCTGTATTTAGTACTTACATGCTCAGTTTTGCTTACTATTGTAATGTTGCTTGCTTTGTATTTACCAAAATGGTTGGGTTTTAATCAGGCAGATCAAGTTACGATTTTCTTTTGTAGCTCTAAAAAAACGCTAGCGAGTGGCGTGCCAATGGCGCAAATTCTGTTTATTGGTCAGCCTTTAGGTATGATTGTATTGCCAATTATGATTTTTCATCAAATCCAATTAATGGTCTGTGGTGTAATTGCGAATCGTTGGTCTAAGAAAGATAAATAA